Within the Cryptococcus neoformans var. neoformans B-3501A chromosome 1, whole genome shotgun sequence genome, the region ATCCACAAGTCTCTACTTAAGTCTGTGAGAACAGACGTCCGCGATGCGCTGCACAACATTCCCGAGAAAGTCGTGGAAAAGGTACTGAAGCTTGCGCTGGCGAATGCGTGCCCATCTGGGCAGTTGATCAGCGAGGAACTTCTAAAAGGACATCGATCTCACGGCCCCAGCCACGAGCTGGATGGCAGCGCATGGTTGCTTGATTTTGGAAATCCGACAGAGACGGGGGAACGGCTTCAGGATTTTGTGGAGCGTGTTTATGATGAGCTTGTGGTTTATTACAGACAAGAGGTGAATGGAGGCCTTAAAAGGAAAGTCAGCGGAGGGACATGGGCCCGAGGCTCACACAATcttgagaaagaaaaggagaaggaagttgAATTAGGGGAAAGAcaaagagaggagaggaaaaggagagatagagaagaAATTGTGGAAAAAGAGGCTAGCGAAGGCACAGAACGGATTGAGGGTCTACTGTGTAGGTTGTTGTATAATAGGTAAGTTTTTCAGCAATAGTTAAAAGTCACAAAATGACCAGCGTCATTCTACAGGCTGTTTTCGCCTCTGGAGTCGGATGATTCGAAGCACGATGAAGCGTTGGCCTCTCGTATAGCAGCGCTTAATATGCTGGAACTATCCCTTGACCATCTAGGGCTGATTACTCGACCAGAAAGAGAATACCCGGAGGGTATCATCTCGGACGGTTTAGACCGGATCGTCGATAAAGTAGGGAAAGGTCAGCTTCATCTGTGCTTGGTGATATATACATTGCTAACTTATGTACAGAGTTTCAAAAGCTTTCATTAATGACCTGTATAACGCCGAAAGATAAGACCGCAGTTCTCATAAATGCACATAAAATCGTTGTCGGTCAGTCTTGCAAATAGGGCGATGTCTTTGTCCAATGCTGATGTAACACTGATTATGATCGTACAGATGGGCTCTCTGAATTGCCTGACATAGAGCTTCGACCAGAAGGGGAACCATACCACAAGCCGCAAGAAGTATCGACTGCCCCATCAAATGCCTCAGTTGACCCTACCATCCTCAAGCCTCCAGCTCTCCCCATTGTGTCAGAAGGGTCTCTGACGCCAAGTAGAAGTCCAGTCGAGCCTCCAACAGCCCCTTTATCAAGAAACGTATCAGGATCTTCCGATATGAAGTCAAACGCTTCAGATCCTTTATCGCTCGCAAATATCGAAGTGCCTCCCCATGCTGTTGTGGTCGATCCTATTATTGACCAGCGTCCCTCCACTCCCCAACTTACACACGATAGTGAGAGTCAGCAAGCGGAGCTCACACCATTGCAAGAGGCCTTATCAGATTCTGTAATGACAGTGTCCGCCGCCCCTGTACCTTACGATTCTCTCCCCTTTGATGATGCTGCCTCTGTTCCACCGCCTAATACATCTTCAGATAAGCAGACAAAAGCAAGCAAAAAGTCGACTTCGGGCGCAGACCTGATCTTACCTATCATCATCTACGCCGTTGTCAAATCCAACCCTCCCCAACTGGCCTCTCAGCTCATGTACCTTCGCCGATATCGCTCTGCCATCTGTTTGACAGGGGAAGCTAGCTACGCCATTGTCAATCTTACCGCTGTAGTCGAATTCCTCGAACATGTTAATCTGTCTGAGTTGGGCCTGGGTAGTGACTCGGACAAAGTTATGAGCATTGAGGATTTGTCGCCTATCAGGTTGGATTATATGGGCATGGATGGGGGGAATGGGGATGCAGAGAGTATTGCCAACGCGTCTACAAAGCTTCGAGGCCGGGTCGGAGAATTTGCAGGGTCAGCAGCGGGATCTGCGAACAAGGTGATTAGCGGGGTAGTAGACACCTCGTGGTCAGCTCTTCGAGGGCTTATGGGTAATCCCAATGCGGGAGCGCTTGATGGCGATGAACAAGCAGCAGGTGACAATTCACGTCCTGGTATGCGTCCTCGTCAGGCGTCAACATTTTCTCTCGCAAGCGTAACGGCCAGTGTAGCCAGCATCGCAGCGGCTGCTGCCTCGCGAAACCGATCGCGGGCAGACTCTAGGGTGAGTGAGCAGGTTTGGGGTGGGAATCAGGAGCTTGTGGAAGTTAGCTCGCGGCCAGGATCGAtcagggagagagaaagtGATTACCCTACcagcgaggaagatgaaagcgATGATGGCGAATTAGAACCTGATGCGACATCGTTAAGGTCTAGAATGCGGAGTGCAACAAACACAAGCTCACGATCTGCAAAGGATAAAGAAGATGGTCCTAAGCAGGAGAGGGTTAGTCTTAGCAATCGACTGGCGTCCATTGGAGTGCTTGGGAGACTGAGCAATCCAGCGAACACCACTGGTGCTGAAAGCACCCTTGCATCTAACGACAATACTCATGGGCCATCTAAGGCGAGTTCGAGAATTTTCGAAGTCCGTTGTTTATGTCATTGAAACTGACATTACTCATCTTAGTCCTTTCTTCAAAGTCTTACCACTGCCCGCTCTGCCAGCAACTCGCAAAGTCATACCCGTCGATCGTCGCTCCTAGGCGGGTCGCAAACAGAATCGCAACAACACAAAGTCAGTTCACCTAGGGGGAGTTTACCGGCTCTCCCTGCGAATGATGCTTCTTTCGGTTCACATGCGTTGCTCGACAATGTGGATCCTCCCATTGAGAAATTTATGACGTGTAAGAGAATGTTCTACCAATGGATTGTTATGGGCTGCTAACTGGTTCATACTACAGGTGACGTTGGTGAACTGCGCCTTTCTGATGTCGGCGAACTGTTGCGGGATTACCGGCGATTAGGGACCATAGTCGCCTTGGCAAACAACAAGTAACTCTAAATGCGTCACAGTATTTTGCACAAACATCAATGGTCGCTCGTAAATTGTATTAAAATGTTCCAAGGCATTTCGATGGGTGTTCCGATGGAAGAAAGTTATTCCGTAATGCATGTGCGCTTGACCGCTGTTATTTCTTGCTTTCGCCGTGATGATGAATTGGAGATAGAGAAGGTGTGGGTCTCATCGTTCAGTAATAAATTCATTCTCCTAATAAGGAATATTGTTTGTACAGGGAAAGAATACACCTATTACATACATAGATATATGAATAGCTGAAGATTATTCGTTTGAATTTTCAACTTCATTTAATAAGAATAAAGGGTCTTTACTGCGATATACGACCGAATAACCCAGCGAAGGCATGCTAATCGATCACCGTATGTACAGTAGCTGCTTATGCTGGTTGACCGGACAGGAGGACTTGTTGCAGGAGGATGTAAAAGTAATTTTAAAGGTAGACGAGTGTTTAAATGGGGGTATAATTAATGGTGAGTTACTATAAGAATGCGACTGACGTTTTTCCTCGCTCCCGGGCTGCCGCCAGAAAGTGCCATTAAAAGTCATAACTGAGGTACTGCTGCACTCTTCCCCCCTGTGCCAGGTGACCGGCTCACCGATCTGTTCCTATTATTGGTGACCAAAAATTAATATACGAGTATAGTCTCCTCATGTGCCATGGACCAAGTTCATGTCGCAAGGAATCAGGTCGATACCCTTTTGCAGTCAATCAAGGACTTTATCTGCAACACGTCCGAATCTGCCACTTACCATGCCCCGATTATCGATTGGCAGCACCCTGAGCCCTACCAGCAATCGACAATAACAGGTTTGAAAAAGTTCCTGGGTGCGGTGGAGACTGAAAGGAGTTACCTGGAGGCTCTGACATCGAGCGATGTGCCGCCAAAAGAGTTGGCAACCAATTTGCCTCATTTGACAGCAGTATGGGAGGAAGTA harbors:
- a CDS encoding hypothetical protein (Match to ESTs gb|CF189508.1|CF189508, gb|CF189507.1|CF189507); amino-acid sequence: MDPQKPGLFSSISIGRASKNKHTGEALAHPLLAATSSSTSLPTSDSSQPDTTSQPPPLRHKSSGSWSKNTGDAVNLPYKPRQRHGGGMGSINSTASIFGSTGAPPPNLQPAPTGGSSGAPISPTPVSAPPTTSTSTSTTFALPPSHSDPPAQAKESAVSTTASSPHASSSSLTSRLQVQSLKAAAQGIGLGNGSMGMSMIDAIFDKGQLGRAKAGEGGDWGELLRILMGGKAILLLPTTPSSSLPMTPPTLRDHVAFLSPPVSLASSSFKSIQSVSETEEKADLKEEQFCTLNILVTLSGLIGTLKDTTLSFESTIPPDSPLLQALKNHSSRQTALASLRPTQISYINYPSYTLSSETTILPFPPHSKTAPPIQSEIKERERLSQGKLGRINPFASLFGGSNTSLSYETKTGASPSPKPEALPSDNGLSPPRSPPASPGPSSPKPSALSIDPDATSISSESVAVGEGYQVTAYTVSRPIRYHEIHKSLLKSVRTDVRDALHNIPEKVVEKVLKLALANACPSGQLISEELLKGHRSHGPSHELDGSAWLLDFGNPTETGERLQDFVERVYDELVVYYRQEVNGGLKRKVSGGTWARGSHNLEKEKEKEVELGERQREERKRRDREEIVEKEASEGTERIEGLLCRLLYNRLFSPLESDDSKHDEALASRIAALNMLELSLDHLGLITRPEREYPEGIISDGLDRIVDKVGKEFQKLSLMTCITPKDKTAVLINAHKIVVDGLSELPDIELRPEGEPYHKPQEVSTAPSNASVDPTILKPPALPIVSEGSLTPSRSPVEPPTAPLSRNVSGSSDMKSNASDPLSLANIEVPPHAVVVDPIIDQRPSTPQLTHDSESQQAELTPLQEALSDSVMTVSAAPVPYDSLPFDDAASVPPPNTSSDKQTKASKKSTSGADLILPIIIYAVVKSNPPQLASQLMYLRRYRSAICLTGEASYAIVNLTAVVEFLEHVNLSELGLGSDSDKVMSIEDLSPIRLDYMGMDGGNGDAESIANASTKLRGRVGEFAGSAAGSANKVISGVVDTSWSALRGLMGNPNAGALDGDEQAAGDNSRPGMRPRQASTFSLASVTASVASIAAAAASRNRSRADSRVSEQVWGGNQELVEVSSRPGSIRERESDYPTSEEDESDDGELEPDATSLRSRMRSATNTSSRSAKDKEDGPKQERVSLSNRLASIGVLGRLSNPANTTGAESTLASNDNTHGPSKSFLQSLTTARSASNSQSHTRRSSLLGGSQTESQQHKVSSPRGSLPALPANDASFGSHALLDNVDPPIEKFMTCDVGELRLSDVGELLRDYRRLGTIVALANNK